The DNA region GATCGATCTCTTTGGCGTAATGAGGGGCAAGCTCCATGGCGATGTTGAACATCCCCATGAGGAAGCTTTCCCGTTCCGTTTCCGAAACGGTCGCCGGCCTCCGGCGGTTGGGCTCGCCGCTCATGACCGACTCGCTCATCCGGTTCCAGGAATCCATCAGGTGATGGTGGTGCAGGATGATGAACCCCGTGTAATCCGGCGAATCCTTCACCAGGTATTTCCGGGAGAACTCCGTGTTGGCATAGAACCCTTTCTCCTTCGTGAGAAGGTCCATGCCGCACAGGGCGTTCAGCAGCGTTTCGACGCCGTAGCCGCTTCCCCCGATCTTCATCGCCAGGGCGGAGGCGTCCATCTTTTCCCGGCCGATCGCCGTGAATATCTCGAGTTTCACGGCCGTGTGCAGGGCGCAGGTCTCCCAGTAGCTACCCGACATCTCGAGGAGAGACTGTTTGGTCCATCGGGATCCGTTCATCGCGGCGGCTCCTTCTCGCCTGTTTAATTTCAGGATAAGTCGAAGATGGAATGAGCATCAATCCGATTCGGGAATATCCAAAGCAATACGAAGAGCTTTATCAAGCTCTCGCGTTTTCTTGATTGGAAGGGCGCCGACATAGTTCGTCAGCGCGGATTTCGGCAAGCTTACCAGCTCGTCGCAATGGACACTGCTGTCATGCTTCAAACCGGATTCGGTTCCGATCGCCACCTGAGTCGATAAACCGTCATGAACGGAGTATACGGGCGCACAGATCACCGTGGAAAATCGCGAGTCGAGGAGTATCTGACGGCTGACGACAACAAATACCCGGGATTTCTTCGGATCTTTTGCGCTGGGGCTGGGAACGCGATACAGCCCCCCCCGGTTCACGGGAGCACCTGGTAGCTCAACACATCCTTCGCCTCCTGATTCAGACGATCCGCTTCCCGATTGATGATTTCCAGATCCTTCGCGTTTTGCCGATCTCGTTTCATCTGATCGATATAAGCCCTCAAGGCCTTCTCGATGAAATCGGACCGGCTCTTGTGGGACCCGGCCTGCTCATCGATCACCTTCAGCAGATCTTCCGCAAGTGTGATGGAGGTCTTTACTTTCATACTACCAACATACTCCTGCCTGTCGCCGGGGTCAATGGCCGCCGTCAGCCCTTTACGACGTTGACCGGCGTCCCCGCGATGAAGCGGGCGAGGTTCTCCACCGCGATGTCCATCAGCCGCTGGCGCGATTCCCTGGGCGCCCAGGCGATGTGCGGCGTGATGATGCAGCGCTTCGCCTTGAGCAGCGGGTTGTCCGGCTGGATGGGCTCC from Thermodesulfobacteriota bacterium includes:
- a CDS encoding type II toxin-antitoxin system PemK/MazF family toxin; translation: MNRGGLYRVPSPSAKDPKKSRVFVVVSRQILLDSRFSTVICAPVYSVHDGLSTQVAIGTESGLKHDSSVHCDELVSLPKSALTNYVGALPIKKTRELDKALRIALDIPESD
- a CDS encoding ribbon-helix-helix domain-containing protein; protein product: MKVKTSITLAEDLLKVIDEQAGSHKSRSDFIEKALRAYIDQMKRDRQNAKDLEIINREADRLNQEAKDVLSYQVLP